A single Streptomyces mirabilis DNA region contains:
- a CDS encoding sensor histidine kinase, with protein sequence MTPASPDREVAAEPAKPSPLAETAPPTELPLCVGIPVYVSVRRPRRHHGVHSLRGKLTLTNVALLALGIIVATAVSLMGMRHYLLDQVDTELSKTRDSLTGSRLTLHQIDSLTALAFVRERMVPGADRSDKPDSIFAAVDGHGTPLSVGGFKPTDIQRALVAAVDDPSALAHDPALHDTTVHGASYRVTGARLADGTYVLLAASTDALHKGVAKALKLDMGVGTLLLSLLAALTMISVSRRMRPLEDMVETSSAIAEGDLTRRVPSSHHPTQEVEQLRLALNSMLHQVESAYRTRERSAAQLRRFVADASHELRTPLSAIRGYLQLYEKGMLREPGERLRAWDRMNAEADRMGRLVDELLILARLDQSPELRFKNVDLSRLVRDAAEDLRAQQPGRPVTVGADGTLLVHADESGLRQVLGNLVANVRTHTPADVPVRLGLEREDGIVRLCVADQGPGLAEEDAARIFDRFFRAGGGAGSGLGMAIVQGVVAAHGGAVAVRTAPGAGLEVTVTLPTR encoded by the coding sequence ATGACCCCGGCGTCCCCGGACCGTGAGGTCGCCGCGGAGCCCGCGAAGCCCTCCCCCCTCGCGGAAACCGCACCCCCGACCGAGCTCCCCCTCTGTGTGGGGATTCCCGTGTATGTGAGTGTGCGGCGCCCCCGGCGGCACCACGGGGTCCACTCGCTGCGCGGCAAGCTGACGCTCACGAACGTGGCGTTGCTGGCGCTGGGCATCATCGTGGCGACAGCCGTCAGTCTGATGGGCATGCGGCACTATCTGCTCGACCAGGTCGACACGGAACTGTCCAAGACGCGGGATTCGCTGACCGGTTCGCGGCTCACCCTCCACCAGATCGACTCACTCACCGCGCTCGCCTTCGTACGCGAGCGGATGGTCCCCGGCGCGGACCGGTCCGACAAGCCGGACTCGATCTTCGCGGCGGTGGACGGCCACGGGACCCCCCTCAGCGTCGGCGGTTTCAAGCCCACCGACATCCAGCGCGCACTGGTCGCCGCGGTGGACGACCCGAGCGCCCTCGCGCACGACCCCGCCCTGCACGACACCACCGTGCACGGCGCCTCCTACCGGGTCACCGGGGCCCGGCTCGCCGACGGCACCTACGTGCTGCTCGCCGCCTCCACCGACGCCCTGCACAAGGGCGTCGCCAAGGCCCTCAAGCTCGACATGGGCGTCGGAACCCTGCTGTTGTCGCTGCTCGCGGCGCTGACCATGATCAGCGTGAGTCGCCGGATGCGGCCGCTGGAGGACATGGTGGAGACCTCGTCCGCCATCGCCGAGGGAGACCTCACCCGGCGCGTGCCCTCCAGCCACCATCCGACCCAGGAGGTCGAACAACTGCGGCTCGCCCTCAACTCCATGCTCCACCAGGTGGAATCGGCGTACCGGACCCGCGAGCGCAGCGCGGCGCAGCTGCGCCGGTTCGTCGCGGACGCCTCGCACGAGCTGCGCACCCCGCTGTCGGCGATCCGCGGCTACCTCCAGTTGTACGAGAAGGGGATGCTGCGCGAGCCGGGTGAGCGCCTGCGGGCCTGGGACCGGATGAACGCCGAGGCGGACCGCATGGGACGCCTCGTGGACGAACTGCTCATCCTGGCCCGCCTCGACCAGAGCCCCGAGCTGCGTTTCAAGAACGTCGACCTGAGCCGTCTCGTACGGGACGCGGCCGAGGATCTGCGGGCCCAGCAGCCCGGGCGTCCGGTGACCGTGGGCGCCGACGGGACACTGCTGGTGCACGCCGACGAGTCGGGGCTGCGGCAGGTGCTGGGCAACCTCGTGGCCAACGTACGTACCCACACACCCGCCGACGTGCCGGTGCGGCTCGGTCTCGAACGGGAGGACGGGATCGTACGGCTGTGTGTCGCGGACCAGGGGCCCGGGTTGGCGGAGGAGGACGCGGCGCGCATCTTCGACCGGTTCTTCCGGGCGGGCGGTGGTGCGGGCAGCGGGCTGGGGATGGCGATCGTGCAGGGAGTGGTGGC